From Serinicoccus profundi, the proteins below share one genomic window:
- a CDS encoding substrate-binding domain-containing protein, whose protein sequence is MEGLAVIAPTDGQAEMVAGLVGQLPVVAVEGRLADEVPFVSSDNEAGGRMVADHLLEHGHRVIAHVSGPEDWGEARQRSAGWARRLDEAGAEPGPRWAGDWGPGSGYRAGQELLAHPRWPEVTAVFAANDSMALGLMAALHQRRVEVPQRVSVMGYDNTPESGWFFPALSTVEQQFDAVGAAAVERLVALLEGGAESEDLLVPPRLVSRSSVAREGSRSLDSAG, encoded by the coding sequence GTGGAAGGGCTGGCGGTCATCGCGCCCACCGACGGGCAGGCCGAGATGGTCGCCGGGCTGGTCGGGCAGCTCCCGGTGGTGGCGGTCGAGGGGCGCCTGGCCGACGAGGTCCCCTTCGTGTCCAGCGACAACGAGGCGGGCGGCCGGATGGTCGCCGACCACCTGCTCGAGCACGGGCACCGGGTCATCGCCCACGTGAGCGGCCCGGAGGACTGGGGCGAGGCGCGCCAGCGCAGCGCCGGGTGGGCCCGGCGGTTGGACGAGGCCGGGGCCGAGCCCGGCCCCCGGTGGGCCGGGGACTGGGGCCCCGGCTCGGGCTACCGGGCCGGGCAGGAGCTGCTGGCGCACCCGCGCTGGCCGGAGGTGACCGCGGTCTTCGCGGCGAACGACTCGATGGCGCTCGGGCTCATGGCCGCGCTGCACCAGAGGAGGGTGGAGGTGCCGCAGCGGGTCAGCGTCATGGGCTATGACAACACCCCGGAGAGCGGCTGGTTCTTCCCGGCGCTCAGCACCGTCGAGCAGCAGTTCGACGCAGTCGGAGCGGCGGCCGTGGAGCGGCTCGTGGCCCTGCTGGAGGGAGGGGCGGAGTCGGAGGACCTCCTCGTGCCGCCACGGCTCGTCTCCCGGTCCAGCGTGGCCAGGGAGGGCAGCAGGTCACTAGACTCCGCGGGGTGA
- a CDS encoding acyltransferase family protein: MSRVVGRRPRPGFRPDIEAMRAIAVLLVLLYHAGVPWLPGGFSGVDVFFVVSGYVITALLVGEVRRTGSVDLPRFWARRARRLLPASALVLATTVLLTLAWVPQVRWREIGWDVVASGLYVINWRLADRSVDYLAEDSVASPVQHYWSLAVEEQFYLLWPVLLLAAAWLARRLGRDVVAVTALVLAVAVVLPSFGWALHLTAVSPDEAYFVTPTRLWQLGAGALVALGGAWWARVPVPLATGLAWAGPVAVFAAGVLVDAQTPWPGWATLVPTLGVAAMLVGGVRASAALGPARLYAWPVLQWIGALSYSLYLWHWPLIVLAEARWGELSVWAGLGVVVLSAVPATLGYLLVEQPVRHAWGRWALPRTGLAIGLVCTLLAAGSGGLLVREIDRQVRANEAVAGEADGAGALTGERAPSPSTPAGARSGSRAGEQVGGLDEQTDGGGDEAGDGTQEEPEERQVPGGTAGAPSPDLGGLDLSPEAITPDPLEATRDLPSLYDEGCDATDEEVVRCDYGDRDGDLHVAVVGDSKIAQWASALDLAGQERGWRVDVYYRSACPWSATLVQVADEEAAQACRRWGAEVGQRLLEEPPDVVLTSSVKSRGVGADGELSGRALADGMAQRWQEIGSAGIPVVALADTPQPRMQVYACVADHRDDLGRCAIDYNRGSGTGPLLRAVEAVPTSSFVTMNDWVCPGQDRCPPVVGGVLVYRQGSHITDTYARSLTDVLADRLEAAFAELGVEAA, translated from the coding sequence GTGAGCAGGGTCGTCGGTCGCCGTCCTCGGCCCGGTTTCCGACCTGACATCGAGGCGATGCGCGCCATCGCGGTCCTGCTCGTCCTGCTGTACCACGCCGGGGTGCCCTGGCTGCCCGGTGGCTTCTCCGGGGTCGACGTCTTCTTCGTCGTCTCCGGCTATGTCATCACCGCTTTGCTCGTGGGCGAGGTGCGCCGGACCGGATCGGTCGACCTCCCCCGCTTCTGGGCCCGCCGGGCCCGGCGCCTGCTCCCCGCCTCCGCCCTCGTGCTGGCGACGACGGTGCTGCTGACGCTGGCGTGGGTGCCCCAGGTCAGGTGGCGCGAGATCGGCTGGGACGTCGTGGCCTCCGGCCTCTACGTCATCAACTGGCGCCTGGCCGACCGGTCCGTGGACTACCTGGCCGAGGACTCGGTGGCCTCACCGGTCCAGCACTACTGGTCGCTGGCGGTCGAGGAGCAGTTCTACCTCCTCTGGCCGGTGCTGCTCCTGGCGGCCGCGTGGCTGGCGCGCAGGCTCGGGCGCGACGTCGTGGCGGTGACCGCCCTCGTGCTCGCCGTGGCGGTCGTGCTCCCCTCCTTCGGCTGGGCGCTGCACCTCACCGCCGTGAGCCCGGACGAGGCCTACTTCGTCACCCCCACCCGGCTGTGGCAGCTCGGTGCGGGGGCGCTGGTCGCCCTCGGGGGTGCGTGGTGGGCCAGGGTCCCGGTGCCGCTGGCCACCGGGCTCGCCTGGGCCGGACCGGTCGCGGTGTTCGCCGCCGGCGTGCTGGTCGACGCGCAGACCCCGTGGCCCGGGTGGGCGACCCTCGTCCCGACCCTCGGCGTCGCGGCGATGCTCGTCGGTGGTGTCCGGGCCTCCGCCGCCCTGGGCCCGGCCCGGCTCTACGCCTGGCCCGTGCTGCAGTGGATCGGCGCCCTGTCCTACTCGCTCTACCTCTGGCACTGGCCGCTGATCGTCCTGGCGGAGGCGCGCTGGGGAGAGCTGTCGGTCTGGGCCGGCCTCGGGGTGGTGGTCCTCAGCGCGGTCCCGGCCACGCTGGGCTACCTGCTGGTGGAGCAACCCGTGCGCCACGCCTGGGGTCGGTGGGCCCTGCCCCGCACCGGTCTCGCGATCGGCCTCGTGTGCACGCTGCTCGCGGCCGGCTCCGGCGGCCTTCTCGTGCGCGAGATCGACCGGCAGGTCCGCGCCAACGAGGCCGTCGCGGGCGAGGCGGACGGGGCCGGGGCGCTGACCGGTGAGCGCGCGCCCTCGCCGAGCACCCCGGCCGGCGCGCGCAGCGGCAGCCGCGCGGGCGAGCAGGTCGGAGGACTGGACGAGCAGACCGACGGTGGCGGCGACGAGGCTGGGGACGGGACGCAGGAGGAGCCCGAGGAGCGCCAAGTGCCCGGCGGCACGGCCGGTGCCCCCTCACCGGACCTCGGTGGGCTGGACCTCTCACCGGAGGCGATCACCCCGGACCCGCTGGAGGCTACCCGCGACCTGCCCTCCCTCTACGACGAGGGCTGCGACGCCACGGACGAGGAAGTGGTGCGCTGCGACTACGGCGACCGCGACGGCGACCTGCACGTCGCCGTCGTCGGTGACTCCAAGATCGCCCAGTGGGCCAGCGCGCTGGACCTCGCGGGCCAGGAGCGCGGCTGGCGGGTTGACGTCTACTACCGCTCGGCCTGCCCGTGGTCGGCCACCCTCGTGCAGGTCGCGGACGAGGAGGCCGCGCAGGCGTGCCGACGGTGGGGCGCCGAGGTGGGGCAACGGCTGCTGGAGGAACCGCCCGACGTCGTTCTGACCTCCTCCGTCAAGTCCCGCGGCGTCGGCGCCGACGGCGAGCTGTCGGGGCGGGCGCTGGCCGACGGTATGGCGCAGCGCTGGCAGGAGATCGGGAGCGCCGGCATACCCGTCGTCGCCCTGGCGGACACCCCCCAGCCGAGGATGCAGGTCTACGCCTGCGTGGCCGACCACCGCGACGACCTCGGCCGGTGCGCCATCGACTACAACCGGGGCAGCGGCACCGGCCCCCTCCTGCGGGCCGTCGAGGCGGTCCCCACATCGAGCTTCGTCACGATGAACGACTGGGTGTGCCCGGGTCAGGACCGGTGCCCACCGGTCGTCGGTGGTGTGCTGGTCTACCGCCAGGGGAGCCACATCACGGACACCTATGCCCGCTCCCTGACCGACGTGCTCGCGGACCGGCTCGAGGCGGCCTTCGCCGAGCTGGGGGTCGAGGCCGCCTGA
- a CDS encoding acyl-CoA dehydrogenase family protein, translating to MPAAPSLDLLDLDSLLDDDERAVRDSVRAACAELVLPHVAGWYEAGDLAPEQVRELALEFGRLGVLGMHLEGYGCAGMSAVDYGVACTELEAADSGIRSLVSVQGSLAMHAIHAYGSEDQKQSWLPPMARGEAIGCFGLTEPDHGSDPGSMTTRARRDGTDWVLDGAKTWITNAPLAEVAVVWARTDDGIRGFVVPTSTPGVSTPTIHRKMSLRASVTGEIVLERVRLPQDAVLPGVRGLKGPLSCLSEARYGIVWGAMGAARSALLTALEYAGTREQFDRPISAFQLTQAKLAQMHQSWATGMLLALHLGRLKDRAGLRPEQVSVGKLNNVGAALEICRTARTILGANGISGDYPIMRHAANLESVLTYEGTAEMHTLVVGQALTGEQTYR from the coding sequence ATGCCTGCTGCCCCCTCCCTGGACCTGCTCGACCTGGACTCGCTGCTCGACGACGACGAGCGCGCCGTGCGCGACTCGGTCCGCGCCGCCTGCGCGGAGCTCGTCCTCCCGCACGTCGCCGGGTGGTACGAGGCCGGTGACCTGGCCCCGGAGCAGGTTCGCGAGCTGGCCCTGGAGTTCGGCCGCCTCGGGGTGCTCGGGATGCACCTCGAGGGCTACGGCTGCGCCGGGATGAGCGCGGTCGACTACGGCGTCGCGTGCACCGAGCTGGAGGCCGCCGACTCCGGTATCCGCTCCCTCGTCTCGGTGCAGGGCTCCCTGGCGATGCACGCGATCCACGCCTACGGCAGCGAGGACCAGAAGCAGTCATGGCTGCCCCCGATGGCTCGCGGCGAGGCGATCGGCTGCTTCGGCCTGACCGAGCCAGACCATGGGTCGGACCCGGGCTCGATGACCACCCGCGCCCGTCGCGACGGCACCGACTGGGTCCTCGACGGCGCCAAGACCTGGATCACCAACGCCCCACTCGCCGAGGTCGCCGTGGTCTGGGCACGCACGGACGACGGCATCCGCGGCTTCGTCGTCCCGACCTCGACCCCGGGGGTGAGCACGCCGACCATCCACCGCAAGATGTCGCTGCGGGCCTCGGTCACCGGGGAGATCGTGCTGGAGCGGGTCCGGCTGCCGCAGGACGCCGTCCTGCCGGGCGTGCGGGGGCTCAAGGGTCCGCTGTCCTGCCTGTCCGAGGCGCGCTACGGCATCGTCTGGGGCGCGATGGGCGCCGCCCGCTCGGCCCTGCTCACCGCGCTGGAGTATGCCGGCACCCGCGAGCAGTTCGACCGCCCGATCAGCGCCTTCCAGCTCACCCAGGCCAAGCTGGCGCAGATGCACCAGTCGTGGGCCACCGGGATGCTGCTCGCGCTGCACCTCGGGCGGCTCAAGGACCGCGCCGGGCTGCGGCCGGAGCAGGTCAGCGTCGGCAAGCTCAACAATGTCGGGGCGGCGCTGGAGATCTGCCGGACGGCGCGCACGATCCTCGGGGCCAACGGCATCTCCGGCGACTACCCGATCATGCGGCACGCGGCCAACCTGGAGTCGGTCCTCACCTACGAGGGCACGGCCGAGATGCACACCCTCGTCGTGGGGCAGGCGCTCACCGGCGAGCAGACCTACCGCTAG
- a CDS encoding xanthine dehydrogenase family protein molybdopterin-binding subunit: MSELLRGTSILGTEVRRVEDPDLLRGRGTFVGDLDLDDPDVLHAVFVRSPVAHARIAGIDAAEAVAADGVVGVFTADDLGSDPVPPFAQIHDRVARTALAVDRVRFVGDPVALVVARSRAAAVDAADLVDVDYDELEVVVDLEDALDQDAVQQFPELGTNVVLAVKDPDGEPDVLAGAHRVARLRMENNRMATSPIEGHGILGRPTASGGAADDADAEVTGLDVALATQHPHLAHRLLVRWTGLSREAVRVRAPHVGGAFGGKAGIIPEHAAVVRASCQLGRPVRWVETRSETMLSMTSRGQVQYVEVGLDEDGTITGMRARLVGDCGAYAGFGGSFASGSTRTMSEGSYVIPALRYEAVSVMTNTAPTGAFRGAGRPEAAAMVERAMDHAARVSGLTPEEFRRRNFVAADAFPRTTKFGARYDTGDYAKALDAALEAAGVEELRAEQARRRQEGSAWQLGIGIASYVEITGFGGSEYAGIRVDRDGSLTVMAGTSAHGQGHATAFSMLVADQLGVPLERVRYVQSDTALVRSGGGTGGARSLQLGGSAVLGAAVELREQATRLAAELLEVADADVELVEGSFGVRGVPGASLTWEEVAAHAHDQGEGLVVDHDFTQDGSTFPFGTHVSVVEVDVETGAVRLLRHIAVDDCGTVVNPLLVRGQQHGGCVQGIAQALFEEFRYDEWGNPITGTFADYTLPTAVDVVQLETSLTTTPTDRNPLGAKGIGEAATVGSTPAVQNAVVDAVAHLGVRHVDLPCTPERVFRAIQEGVGGEQDPWREPPAIFDDLPDLNAVDDVEV, translated from the coding sequence ATGAGCGAACTCCTGCGCGGGACCTCCATCCTCGGCACCGAGGTGCGCCGGGTGGAGGACCCGGACCTGCTCCGCGGCCGCGGCACCTTCGTCGGGGACCTCGACCTGGACGACCCCGACGTGCTGCACGCCGTGTTCGTCCGCAGCCCCGTGGCGCACGCCCGGATCGCCGGGATCGACGCCGCGGAGGCCGTCGCGGCCGACGGTGTCGTCGGCGTCTTCACCGCCGACGACCTGGGCTCGGACCCGGTGCCGCCCTTCGCCCAGATTCATGACCGGGTGGCGCGCACCGCGCTCGCGGTGGACCGGGTGCGCTTCGTCGGCGACCCGGTCGCTCTCGTCGTGGCGCGGTCCCGGGCGGCGGCCGTGGACGCGGCCGACCTGGTGGACGTGGACTACGACGAGCTCGAGGTCGTGGTCGATCTCGAGGACGCGCTCGACCAGGACGCCGTGCAGCAGTTCCCCGAGCTCGGGACCAATGTCGTGCTCGCGGTCAAGGACCCCGACGGCGAGCCGGACGTGCTCGCCGGGGCGCACCGGGTGGCGCGGCTGCGGATGGAGAACAACCGGATGGCGACGAGCCCGATCGAGGGCCACGGCATCCTCGGCCGGCCGACCGCCAGCGGCGGCGCGGCGGACGACGCCGACGCAGAGGTGACCGGTCTCGACGTCGCCCTCGCGACGCAGCACCCGCACCTGGCGCACCGGCTGCTCGTCCGGTGGACCGGGCTCTCCCGCGAGGCGGTGCGGGTGCGCGCCCCGCACGTCGGGGGCGCCTTCGGCGGCAAGGCCGGGATCATCCCCGAGCACGCGGCCGTGGTGCGCGCCAGCTGTCAGCTGGGGCGTCCGGTCCGCTGGGTGGAGACCCGCAGCGAGACGATGCTGTCGATGACCAGCCGCGGCCAGGTGCAGTACGTCGAGGTCGGGCTGGACGAGGACGGCACGATCACCGGGATGCGGGCCCGCCTGGTGGGGGACTGCGGCGCCTACGCCGGCTTCGGTGGATCCTTCGCCAGCGGGTCGACCCGGACGATGTCGGAGGGGTCCTACGTCATCCCGGCGCTGCGCTACGAGGCGGTGTCGGTCATGACCAACACCGCGCCCACCGGCGCCTTCCGCGGGGCCGGGCGACCGGAGGCGGCGGCCATGGTGGAGCGCGCGATGGACCACGCCGCGCGGGTGAGCGGACTGACCCCGGAGGAGTTCCGCCGGCGCAACTTCGTCGCCGCGGACGCCTTCCCCCGCACCACGAAGTTCGGCGCGCGCTACGACACGGGGGACTACGCCAAGGCCCTCGACGCGGCGCTCGAGGCGGCCGGCGTCGAGGAGCTGCGCGCGGAGCAGGCTCGGCGTCGGCAGGAGGGGAGTGCCTGGCAGCTCGGCATCGGCATCGCCAGCTATGTCGAGATCACCGGCTTCGGCGGCTCGGAGTATGCCGGGATCCGGGTGGACCGGGACGGCTCCCTGACCGTCATGGCCGGCACGTCGGCCCACGGGCAGGGGCACGCCACGGCCTTCTCCATGCTCGTCGCCGACCAGCTCGGGGTGCCGCTGGAGCGGGTGAGGTACGTCCAGTCGGACACCGCCCTGGTGCGCTCCGGCGGCGGCACGGGGGGTGCGCGCTCGCTGCAGCTGGGCGGTAGCGCGGTGCTGGGCGCGGCGGTCGAGCTGCGCGAGCAGGCGACCCGTCTGGCCGCCGAGCTCCTCGAGGTCGCCGACGCCGACGTGGAGCTGGTGGAGGGCAGCTTCGGTGTGCGCGGGGTCCCCGGTGCGTCGCTTACCTGGGAGGAGGTCGCGGCGCACGCCCACGACCAGGGTGAGGGCCTCGTCGTCGACCACGACTTCACGCAGGACGGCTCGACGTTCCCCTTCGGCACCCACGTGAGCGTCGTGGAGGTCGACGTCGAGACCGGTGCGGTCCGGTTGCTGCGGCACATCGCGGTCGACGACTGCGGCACTGTGGTCAACCCGCTGCTGGTCCGCGGCCAGCAGCACGGTGGCTGCGTGCAGGGCATTGCGCAGGCGCTCTTCGAGGAGTTCCGCTACGACGAGTGGGGCAACCCGATCACCGGGACCTTCGCCGACTACACCCTGCCCACGGCGGTCGACGTGGTGCAGCTCGAGACGAGCCTGACCACCACCCCGACCGACCGCAACCCGCTCGGGGCCAAGGGCATCGGCGAGGCCGCGACCGTGGGGTCGACGCCGGCGGTGCAGAACGCCGTCGTCGATGCGGTCGCTCACCTGGGGGTGCGTCACGTCGACCTACCGTGCACCCCGGAGCGGGTGTTCCGGGCGATCCAGGAGGGGGTGGGCGGGGAGCAGGACCCGTGGCGCGAGCCGCCTGCGATCTTCGACGACCTGCCCGACCTGAACGCGGTGGACGACGTCGAGGTCTGA
- a CDS encoding aldo/keto reductase, which translates to MQTPTFPGTDRPFAPINLGGNPFGWTSSRESSEAVLDAFLAAGGSFVDTADAYSAWAEGHEGGESEPILGQWMADRGNRDQVLVATKVGKKPGREGLAHDSVLAALEESLERLQTDYLDLYYAHADDEQVAIEDQVATFDEVARSGRVRAIGLSNYSPDRLRAFMETAAAQGAVLPTAIQPRYSLVSRSAYETDLAPLVAEFGLAVFSYPALASGFLTGKYRTEADFAGNARGGAARRYAEAGGFAVVDALVTVAGRHGVDPASVALAWLLDRGVTAPIASASRPEQLEPLMAATRLELDDQDRAELDAASSTF; encoded by the coding sequence ATGCAGACCCCCACCTTCCCCGGCACCGACCGCCCCTTCGCGCCGATCAACCTCGGCGGCAACCCCTTCGGCTGGACCTCCTCTCGGGAGTCCAGCGAGGCCGTCCTCGATGCCTTCCTCGCCGCAGGTGGGTCCTTCGTCGACACCGCCGACGCCTACTCCGCCTGGGCGGAGGGCCACGAGGGCGGGGAGTCCGAGCCAATCCTCGGGCAGTGGATGGCCGACCGCGGCAACCGCGACCAGGTCCTGGTTGCCACCAAGGTCGGGAAGAAGCCGGGCCGGGAGGGCCTGGCGCACGACTCCGTCCTCGCGGCGCTGGAGGAGTCGCTCGAGCGGCTGCAGACCGACTACCTCGACCTCTACTACGCGCACGCCGACGACGAGCAGGTGGCCATCGAGGACCAGGTCGCGACCTTCGACGAGGTGGCCCGCAGCGGCCGGGTGCGCGCCATCGGCCTGTCGAACTACTCCCCCGATCGCCTGCGAGCCTTCATGGAGACCGCCGCGGCGCAGGGCGCGGTCCTCCCGACCGCGATCCAGCCGCGCTACAGCCTGGTCTCCCGGTCCGCCTACGAGACCGACCTCGCCCCGCTCGTCGCCGAGTTCGGCCTGGCGGTCTTCTCCTACCCCGCCCTGGCCTCCGGCTTCCTCACCGGGAAGTACCGCACGGAGGCGGACTTCGCCGGCAACGCGCGCGGCGGCGCGGCCCGGAGGTATGCCGAGGCCGGCGGGTTCGCGGTCGTCGACGCCCTCGTGACGGTCGCCGGGCGGCACGGCGTGGATCCCGCCTCGGTGGCGCTGGCCTGGCTCCTCGATCGCGGTGTCACCGCCCCCATCGCCTCGGCCTCACGCCCCGAGCAGCTGGAGCCGCTCATGGCGGCCACCCGGCTCGAGCTGGACGACCAGGACCGCGCCGAGCTGGACGCCGCGTCCTCGACCTTCTGA
- a CDS encoding oxygenase MpaB family protein → MIGRVQTALGSALRSRVAGDDARERAALIWDTPGARWFTPEDPVWRVHADASMFPGGVAALLLQMLHPMAMAGVAGHSGYKGDPWGRLQRTSTYLAATTFGTIEHALDTIGHVRSIHERVRGKDAFGRPYRASDPHLLTWVHVAEAVSFLDAYQAFSGSPLTEEEADRYVAQAGVSAGHLGVPDPPSSVRELRDVLEAYRPELEATDAAREAARFLLADPPLPVVSRPGYWAIAAGGVALLPPWSRSELGLPASPVLSRVVLSPLGRVSTSTVRWAMAGVERAETEAA, encoded by the coding sequence GTGATCGGTCGGGTGCAGACCGCCCTGGGCTCGGCGCTGCGCTCCCGAGTCGCCGGGGACGACGCCCGGGAGCGCGCCGCGCTCATCTGGGACACCCCGGGGGCACGCTGGTTCACCCCGGAGGACCCGGTATGGCGGGTGCACGCCGACGCCTCGATGTTCCCGGGCGGCGTCGCGGCCCTGCTGCTGCAGATGCTGCACCCGATGGCCATGGCCGGCGTGGCGGGTCACTCGGGCTACAAGGGGGACCCGTGGGGGCGGCTGCAGCGCACGAGCACCTACCTCGCCGCGACGACCTTCGGCACGATCGAGCACGCCCTGGACACCATCGGCCACGTCCGCTCGATCCACGAACGGGTCCGTGGCAAGGACGCCTTCGGGCGCCCCTACCGCGCCTCCGACCCCCACCTGCTCACCTGGGTGCACGTCGCGGAGGCGGTGTCCTTCCTCGACGCCTACCAGGCCTTCTCCGGTTCGCCCCTGACCGAGGAGGAGGCCGACCGCTACGTCGCCCAGGCCGGGGTCTCGGCCGGCCACCTCGGCGTGCCCGACCCGCCCTCCTCGGTGCGTGAGCTGCGGGACGTGCTCGAGGCATACCGGCCGGAGCTGGAGGCGACCGACGCGGCCCGGGAGGCCGCCCGCTTCCTCCTCGCGGACCCTCCGCTGCCGGTGGTCTCCCGGCCCGGCTACTGGGCGATCGCGGCGGGTGGGGTCGCCCTGCTCCCGCCGTGGTCGCGTTCCGAGCTGGGGCTGCCGGCCTCACCGGTGCTCTCCCGCGTGGTGCTCTCACCGCTCGGGCGGGTCAGCACCTCGACGGTGCGCTGGGCCATGGCCGGTGTCGAGCGGGCCGAGACCGAGGCCGCGTGA
- a CDS encoding 2'-5' RNA ligase family protein gives MSPSHALELVLTPADDAQVRSRWGALEAAGVASLARHRGSTHRPHLTVASSPHAPGEQVLAAALELWAPLLPLPLEVSGLVLLGGRRLTIAELVAAPLSARRAQAVLAQQWEGADQRPWVPHVSLAARLTVDDAGAALSALADDRWASPAVEGGRTLTVRGLRWWDPQVQSVSAVVGAAA, from the coding sequence GTGAGCCCCTCCCACGCCCTCGAGCTCGTCCTCACCCCGGCGGACGACGCGCAGGTGCGCTCACGCTGGGGCGCGCTCGAGGCCGCGGGGGTGGCCTCGCTCGCCCGGCACCGTGGGTCGACGCACCGCCCGCACCTCACCGTCGCCTCCTCGCCGCACGCTCCGGGCGAGCAGGTGCTCGCCGCCGCGCTCGAGCTGTGGGCGCCGTTGCTCCCCCTGCCCCTTGAGGTGTCCGGGCTCGTCCTGCTCGGAGGGCGCCGGCTGACCATCGCCGAGCTCGTGGCGGCGCCTTTGTCGGCCCGGCGTGCCCAGGCCGTGCTCGCGCAGCAGTGGGAGGGCGCCGACCAGCGACCCTGGGTGCCGCACGTCAGCCTGGCGGCGCGGCTGACGGTGGACGACGCCGGAGCGGCGCTGTCGGCGCTCGCCGACGACCGGTGGGCCAGCCCGGCCGTCGAGGGAGGCCGCACGCTCACCGTGCGGGGCCTGCGGTGGTGGGACCCGCAGGTGCAGTCCGTCTCCGCGGTGGTCGGGGCTGCGGCGTGA
- a CDS encoding cryptochrome/photolyase family protein, which yields MSRTTEVRLVYPHQLHSAQLEVPDGTVLVVVEDDLLYRQLPFHAHKLVLHRAAVRRFVDRAQERSFDVEVVESSPERTSGSGLVELVHRLRPSRVSVLDVADDWLGRDCRDQLREGGYELRPEDVLDTPAFLTTRRQIKDHFSAGGARMQHFYAWQRRRLDVLMEGDQPVGGRWSFDTENRKKLPAGHPVPEPALGPVRRHTHVTEAIAWVAEQFPDAPGDPETFCWATSPGEADAALRRFLDERFSQFGPYEDAISTEHPVLFHAALTPALNCGLIEPEQVLERALVAADDHDVDLPSLEGFVRQLIGWREYMRATYRLWGRRMRTSNVLEHGRSMPASWWTGDTGLEPVDLVIRRVLERGYAHHIERLMVLGNALCLLRVHPDEVYRWFMAMFVDAYDWVMVPNVYAMSQFAAGEAITTKPYVSGSNYLRKMSDLPPGEWRQAWDGLYWTFVEDHREVFEANSRSGFAVRSWDGMASDKQRAHRDAAAPWLGR from the coding sequence GTGAGTCGGACGACCGAGGTCCGGCTGGTCTACCCGCACCAGCTGCACAGCGCGCAGCTCGAGGTCCCGGACGGCACCGTCCTCGTCGTCGTCGAGGACGACCTGCTCTACCGGCAGCTTCCCTTCCACGCCCACAAGCTCGTGCTCCACCGCGCCGCCGTGCGGCGATTCGTCGACCGGGCGCAGGAGAGGTCCTTCGACGTGGAGGTCGTCGAGTCGTCGCCCGAGCGGACGAGTGGCTCGGGCCTCGTCGAGCTCGTGCACCGGCTGCGACCGAGCCGGGTCAGCGTCCTGGACGTCGCGGACGACTGGCTGGGCAGGGACTGCCGCGACCAGCTGCGAGAGGGTGGCTACGAGCTGCGGCCCGAGGACGTGCTGGACACCCCGGCCTTCCTCACGACCCGGCGGCAGATCAAGGATCACTTCTCCGCCGGTGGGGCGCGGATGCAGCACTTCTACGCCTGGCAGCGCCGCCGGCTGGACGTGCTCATGGAGGGTGACCAGCCGGTCGGCGGCCGGTGGTCGTTCGACACCGAGAACCGCAAGAAGCTGCCTGCCGGCCACCCGGTCCCGGAACCCGCGCTCGGGCCGGTGCGACGGCATACCCACGTCACCGAGGCGATCGCGTGGGTGGCCGAGCAGTTCCCCGACGCCCCGGGAGACCCCGAGACGTTCTGCTGGGCGACGTCGCCGGGGGAGGCGGACGCCGCCCTGAGACGGTTCCTCGATGAGCGGTTCAGCCAGTTCGGACCCTACGAGGACGCCATCAGCACCGAGCACCCCGTGCTCTTCCACGCCGCGCTGACCCCGGCGCTCAACTGCGGCCTCATCGAGCCCGAGCAGGTGCTGGAGCGGGCGCTGGTGGCCGCCGACGACCATGACGTCGACCTGCCCAGTCTCGAGGGCTTCGTGCGGCAGCTCATCGGCTGGCGCGAGTACATGCGGGCGACCTATCGGCTCTGGGGGCGCCGCATGCGCACGAGCAACGTGCTCGAGCACGGCCGGTCGATGCCCGCGTCGTGGTGGACCGGCGACACGGGCCTCGAGCCGGTCGACCTGGTCATCCGCAGGGTGCTCGAGCGGGGGTATGCGCACCACATCGAGCGGCTCATGGTGCTCGGCAACGCGCTGTGCCTGCTCCGGGTGCACCCGGATGAGGTGTACCGGTGGTTCATGGCGATGTTTGTCGACGCCTACGACTGGGTGATGGTGCCGAATGTGTATGCCATGAGCCAGTTCGCCGCCGGGGAGGCGATCACGACCAAGCCCTACGTGTCCGGCAGCAACTACCTGCGGAAGATGTCCGACCTGCCGCCAGGGGAGTGGCGGCAGGCCTGGGACGGGCTCTACTGGACCTTCGTCGAGGACCATCGGGAGGTCTTCGAGGCCAACAGCCGCTCGGGCTTCGCGGTGCGCAGCTGGGACGGGATGGCGTCGGACAAGCAGCGGGCCCACCGCGACGCGGCAGCACCCTGGTTGGGCAGGTAA
- a CDS encoding PPOX class F420-dependent oxidoreductase has product MPRTIATTTDVELEQLLDFARTRHNLVLITQRQDGNPQASPVTGGVDDEGRLVISTYPERAKTANARRHPEVSVLVLSDDFGDAWVQVDGSCEVLDGEDAVEPLVDYFRCISGEHPDWDEYRQAMRDQGKSLIRVTPTRWSPIATGGFPARLSEAGQHPDS; this is encoded by the coding sequence ATGCCACGCACCATCGCGACCACGACCGATGTCGAGCTCGAGCAGCTCCTGGACTTCGCCAGGACCCGGCACAACCTCGTCCTCATCACGCAACGGCAGGACGGGAACCCGCAGGCCTCTCCCGTCACCGGCGGTGTGGACGACGAGGGGCGGCTCGTCATCTCGACCTACCCCGAGCGCGCCAAGACCGCCAATGCGCGACGTCACCCCGAGGTCAGCGTGCTCGTCCTGTCCGACGACTTCGGCGACGCGTGGGTGCAGGTCGACGGCTCCTGCGAGGTGCTCGACGGGGAGGACGCGGTCGAGCCGCTCGTCGACTACTTCCGGTGCATCTCCGGTGAGCACCCCGACTGGGACGAGTACCGCCAGGCCATGCGCGACCAGGGCAAGTCCCTCATCCGCGTCACCCCGACGCGGTGGTCGCCCATCGCGACCGGCGGCTTCCCCGCGCGCCTCTCCGAGGCGGGCCAGCACCCCGACTCGTGA